From Canis aureus isolate CA01 chromosome 7, VMU_Caureus_v.1.0, whole genome shotgun sequence, a single genomic window includes:
- the LOC144316754 gene encoding uncharacterized protein LOC144316754 — MRLLSSPGQAGPGWPGCKCLWEPPAWPLPGRTSWLELLGLGAPGPGLHAWHVAVGTALAPGDPGSLPAGWRIRGPPALCPKDRQEASPRGCLGSSREGQQVTGCVNQDTGAVSPPRPGLWMGGGLPPAVTATWQAPVGLHTALQSRSSAGLGPGWGRQQYPGEHGSATWVSTKRAARPSRGMCTDGGARTAAAPPRGGADEHLLGLGPPQAAALPGWQCPSCYQNGFTLPSISGSSNISLPELCHLEPRGARTLYLTHYPSSTSHRTLAIPGERL, encoded by the exons ATGCGGCTCCTCTCCTCCCCCGGCCAAGCTGGCCCGGGCTGGCCCGGCTGCAAGTGCCTCTGGGAGCCACCGGCCTGGCCCCTGCCTGGGCGGACTTCCTGGCTGGAGCTTCTTGGCCtgggcgcccccggccccgggctgCATGCCTGGCACGTGGCCGTCGGGACAGCCCTGGCTCCGGGGGACCCGGGGAGCCTGCCCGCTGGCTGGCGGATTCGGGGACCCCCGGCCCTGTGCCCTAAGGACAGGCAGGAAGCCTCTCCCCGCGGCTGCCTCGGGTCCAGCCGGGAAGGTCAGCAGGTGACCGGCTGCGTGAACCAGGACACGGGCGCTGTGTCTCCTCCACGGCCTGGGCTCTGGATGGGCGGGGGGCTCCCCCCAGCTGTGACGGCGACCTGGCAGGCACCGGTGGGCTTGCACACAGCTCTCCAAAGCCG CTCCAGTGCAGGGCTTGGCCCTGGGTGGGGACGCCAGCAATATCCTGGGGAGCACGGGAGTGCCACATGGGTGTCCACGAAGCGGGCGGCGCGGCCCAGCAGGGGGATGTGCACAGACGGGGGTGCGAGGACCGCAGCTGCTCCACCAAGAGGAGGAGCGGATGAGCACCTGCTGGGGCTGGGCCCCCCGCAAGCTGCTGCGCTTCCAGGGTGGCAGTGCCCTTCCTGCTACCAAAATGGCTTCACTCTGCCAAGCATTTCAG GGAGCTCCAACATCAGCCTTCCAGAGCTGTGCCACCTCGAGCCAAGAGGAGCCAGGACTTTGTACCTCACCCATTATCCCTCATCAACTAGCCACAGGACACTGGCCATCCCTGGGGAGAggctgtga